A section of the Streptomyces sp. CG1 genome encodes:
- a CDS encoding DUF397 domain-containing protein, with protein sequence MRYIPEYDLSTAAWRKSHYSTAGDDCLEVADAHPALVPVRDSKNPEGPKLFFSPVTWAAFTASLK encoded by the coding sequence ATGAGGTACATCCCTGAGTACGACCTGAGCACGGCCGCATGGCGCAAGTCGCACTACAGCACAGCTGGCGACGACTGCCTGGAAGTCGCCGACGCCCACCCCGCCCTCGTCCCCGTCCGAGACTCGAAGAACCCCGAAGGACCGAAGCTCTTCTTCAGCCCGGTCACGTGGGCCGCCTTCACCGCTTCTCTCAAGTGA
- a CDS encoding helix-turn-helix domain-containing protein, which translates to MAGPKDLDPSSSPRALLGAELRHARERTGWSQEELGRRLFVSGSFIGQLESGTRRMRPEFAVMLDDVLETGGFFKRNCKAAARPKYQEHFEDVVESEAQATMIRHYAPLLIPGLLQTPAYARAVDRVWAPMAPEETIEEWVQGRLERARLLDHPTKPMFWAVLDEAALHRKIGSPAVMAEALRHIAGLARRNRIIMQVLPFSAGAHPAMRGAMKLMEFTEGPPLVYLEGLRGGRLEDDPATVAQLRFTYDLLVASALSQEESLALIEALAQDYAHEVHP; encoded by the coding sequence ATGGCAGGACCGAAGGACCTCGACCCGTCGTCATCACCGCGCGCCTTGCTGGGGGCCGAGTTACGGCACGCTCGGGAGCGGACGGGGTGGAGTCAGGAGGAGCTGGGCCGACGGCTGTTCGTGAGCGGGTCGTTCATCGGGCAGCTGGAGTCGGGGACTCGGCGGATGCGGCCGGAGTTTGCGGTGATGCTGGACGACGTCCTGGAGACGGGGGGTTTCTTCAAGCGGAACTGCAAGGCTGCGGCCAGGCCGAAGTATCAGGAGCACTTCGAGGACGTGGTGGAGTCGGAGGCTCAGGCCACGATGATCAGGCACTACGCGCCGCTCCTGATCCCCGGGCTGCTCCAGACGCCGGCGTATGCACGGGCTGTGGACCGCGTGTGGGCTCCGATGGCGCCGGAGGAGACCATCGAGGAGTGGGTACAGGGCCGCTTGGAGAGGGCCCGTCTGCTCGACCACCCAACAAAGCCTATGTTTTGGGCGGTACTTGACGAGGCGGCACTGCATCGGAAGATCGGCAGCCCGGCGGTAATGGCGGAGGCTCTGCGCCATATCGCCGGTCTGGCCCGCCGGAACCGGATCATCATGCAGGTACTGCCGTTCAGCGCGGGTGCGCACCCGGCGATGCGGGGCGCCATGAAGCTGATGGAGTTCACGGAGGGTCCTCCACTGGTCTACTTGGAAGGACTGCGCGGCGGACGCCTGGAGGACGACCCGGCCACCGTCGCCCAACTGAGGTTCACGTACGACCTCCTCGTGGCCTCGGCGCTCTCGCAGGAGGAGTCCCTGGCTCTGATCGAGGCGTTGGCCCAGGATTACGCCCATGAGGTACATCCCTGA